In Streptomyces nodosus, one DNA window encodes the following:
- a CDS encoding S1C family serine protease: MSTENEGTPVPPAPSAPPVPVDAPASAPGTAPAGHTPAQGAPGPDAGGTPPEGSPAPGAGDPPPAGSDPYGPGAAQQQGAPTTQLPPVPPAHPGAPTAAGAAWPPPPPVTPMYAGAGGAGGAWGASYQEPSPKPKKGRGGLVAAVIVAALVAGGIGGGLGYQLARNDDSGSTTVSAATSGGDIKRDSASIAGVAARSLPSTVTIEAENSNGQGGTGTGFVFDTQGHIVTNNHVVADAVDGGKLTATFPNGKKYDAEIVGHAQGYDVAVIKLKNAPSDLKPLALGDSDKVAVGDTTIAIGAPFGLSNTVTTGIISAKNRPVASSDGNSSSSASYMSALQTDASINPGNSGGPLLDARGAVIGINSAIQSTGSGGMGSSGQPGSIGLGFAIPINQAKYVAQQLIKTGKPVYAKIGATVSLDDSTGGAKITEQGAAGSSAIESGGPADQAGLKPGDVITKLDDRVIDSGPTLIGEIWTHQPGDKVTVTYQRGGKSHTVQLTLGSRNGDN; encoded by the coding sequence GTGAGCACCGAGAACGAGGGCACCCCGGTACCCCCGGCCCCGTCTGCACCTCCCGTGCCGGTGGACGCTCCCGCTTCCGCGCCGGGTACGGCCCCCGCAGGGCACACACCGGCCCAGGGAGCCCCCGGTCCTGACGCCGGGGGCACTCCACCGGAGGGGTCTCCCGCGCCGGGCGCCGGAGACCCTCCGCCTGCGGGGAGTGATCCGTACGGGCCCGGTGCGGCGCAGCAGCAGGGCGCGCCGACCACTCAGCTCCCGCCGGTGCCCCCGGCGCACCCCGGTGCGCCGACGGCCGCCGGGGCGGCCTGGCCGCCGCCCCCGCCGGTCACTCCGATGTACGCGGGCGCCGGCGGTGCGGGCGGCGCCTGGGGCGCCTCGTACCAGGAGCCGTCCCCCAAGCCGAAGAAGGGCCGCGGCGGTCTGGTCGCCGCGGTCATCGTCGCCGCGCTGGTCGCGGGCGGCATCGGCGGCGGCCTCGGCTACCAGCTGGCCAGGAACGACGACTCCGGCTCCACGACCGTCTCCGCGGCCACCAGCGGCGGAGACATCAAGCGCGACTCCGCTTCGATCGCGGGTGTGGCCGCCCGGTCGCTGCCCAGCACGGTCACCATCGAGGCCGAGAACTCCAACGGCCAGGGCGGTACCGGTACCGGCTTTGTGTTCGACACCCAGGGCCATATCGTCACCAACAACCATGTGGTCGCCGACGCGGTCGACGGCGGCAAACTCACGGCGACCTTCCCGAACGGCAAGAAGTACGACGCCGAGATCGTCGGGCACGCCCAGGGCTACGACGTCGCCGTCATCAAGCTCAAGAACGCCCCGTCGGACCTCAAACCGCTCGCCCTCGGCGACTCGGACAAGGTGGCGGTCGGCGACACGACGATCGCCATCGGTGCGCCCTTCGGTCTGTCGAACACGGTGACCACGGGCATCATCAGCGCCAAGAACCGCCCGGTGGCCTCCAGCGACGGCAACTCCAGCAGCAGCGCGTCCTACATGAGCGCCCTGCAGACGGACGCCTCGATCAACCCGGGCAACTCCGGCGGCCCCCTGCTGGACGCGCGCGGTGCGGTGATCGGCATCAACTCGGCGATCCAGTCCACGGGCAGTGGCGGTATGGGCAGCAGCGGTCAGCCCGGTTCGATCGGTCTGGGCTTCGCGATCCCGATCAACCAGGCGAAGTACGTCGCCCAGCAGCTGATCAAGACGGGCAAGCCGGTCTACGCGAAGATCGGCGCCACGGTGTCCCTGGACGACTCCACCGGCGGCGCGAAGATCACCGAGCAGGGTGCGGCCGGTTCGTCCGCGATCGAGTCGGGCGGCCCCGCGGACCAGGCGGGCCTCAAGCCGGGCGATGTGATCACCAAGCTGGACGACAGGGTGATCGACAGCGGCCCGACCCTGATCGGCGAGATCTGGACCCATCAGCCCGGTGACAAGGTCACGGTCACCTACCAACGCGGCGGCAAGTCCCACACGGTCCAGCTCACCCTGGGCTCCCGGAACGGCGACAACTGA
- a CDS encoding tyrosine-type recombinase/integrase, with amino-acid sequence MAGKRKSRRGFGRVRKLPSGRFQVRYPGRDGVLRPADRTFAKTTDADRWLMRKRIEIEEGRWLDPAEGQTTVRDWAARWLAAVSPQLKHKTQATYRSLINSLIVPALGDRELSSLRPITVAEWVGEMKTKGLSASRIRQAYRVLSQIMQSAVDNDMIPQTPCRGVKLPRMPQTEPHILTPVEASRVVRSAAKPHDLLIALLAYAGLRVGEAFALRRADIDVSSGFVLVDENLAEANGALVFDTPKSHQKRLLRVGPSLAKRLGRHLETLLGGDDALLLTTPGGKPLRYNQWRKAYFDPAVSTAGLTDVTPHDLRASHGTWVADRYGVMTAAHRLGHSNASVTTRHYARPVAGRDDQVAEAADSWLSESDDHSGGPSGVPSV; translated from the coding sequence ATGGCTGGCAAGCGTAAGTCCCGCAGGGGCTTCGGCCGTGTCCGCAAGCTGCCGTCCGGCCGGTTCCAAGTCCGCTACCCGGGGCGTGACGGAGTGCTGCGCCCTGCGGACCGGACGTTCGCCAAGACCACGGACGCCGATCGCTGGCTCATGCGGAAGCGCATCGAGATCGAAGAGGGGCGCTGGCTCGACCCGGCCGAGGGGCAGACGACCGTCCGCGACTGGGCGGCCCGCTGGCTCGCTGCCGTTTCGCCGCAGCTCAAGCACAAGACGCAGGCGACGTACCGGTCCCTGATCAACTCGCTGATCGTTCCGGCGCTCGGCGATCGTGAGCTGTCCAGTCTCCGGCCGATCACGGTCGCCGAGTGGGTCGGCGAGATGAAGACCAAGGGCCTCAGCGCATCGAGGATCAGGCAGGCGTACCGGGTGCTGTCGCAGATCATGCAGTCGGCCGTCGACAACGACATGATCCCGCAGACGCCGTGCCGGGGCGTCAAGCTGCCTCGGATGCCGCAGACGGAGCCGCACATCCTCACCCCGGTCGAAGCATCGCGGGTCGTTCGGAGCGCGGCCAAGCCGCATGATCTGCTGATCGCCCTCCTTGCGTACGCGGGCCTGCGGGTAGGTGAGGCGTTTGCCCTCCGGCGCGCGGACATCGACGTCTCCAGCGGCTTCGTCCTGGTCGACGAGAACTTGGCTGAAGCCAACGGCGCGTTGGTCTTTGACACCCCCAAGTCGCATCAGAAGCGTCTTCTTCGGGTTGGCCCGTCGCTCGCGAAGCGGCTCGGCCGGCACCTGGAGACCCTGCTCGGCGGGGATGACGCGCTCCTGCTCACCACCCCCGGCGGAAAGCCGCTGCGCTACAACCAGTGGCGCAAGGCGTACTTCGACCCCGCCGTGTCGACGGCCGGGCTGACCGACGTCACCCCGCATGATCTCCGGGCCTCGCATGGAACTTGGGTGGCCGACCGCTACGGCGTGATGACCGCCGCGCACCGGCTCGGGCACTCGAACGCGAGCGTCACCACCCGGCATTACGCCCGGCCGGTCGCCGGTCGCGACGACCAGGTGGCGGAAGCTGCTGACTCCTGGCTCAGCGAGTCGGACGACCATAGCGGCGGCCCTTCCGGTGTCCCTTCCGTTTGA
- a CDS encoding GntR family transcriptional regulator has translation MPEQPPYLRIADELRRRIAEHVWEPGDRLPSRAQIGQECGVGENVVRRAQELLISQGVLEGRAGSGTYVAEPRQRVRVVRSSAREQPQGSPFRADMKAVGRQGDWESRTDAKVPAPAEIAARLGIDEGDLCVRTAYEFLADGRPVQLSTSWEPYDLTAGTLVVLPEGGPHAGAGVVNRMDAIGITVSHAVEQPEPRQATAEEASLLGIQKAALVTHIRRTYYSDEGRPVETADIVVPAAHCEIVYEIPINR, from the coding sequence ATGCCTGAGCAGCCGCCCTATCTCCGCATCGCCGACGAACTACGGCGGCGGATCGCGGAGCATGTGTGGGAACCGGGGGACCGACTTCCCTCCCGCGCCCAGATCGGCCAGGAGTGCGGCGTTGGCGAGAACGTGGTCCGCAGGGCTCAGGAGCTGCTGATCTCCCAAGGCGTGCTGGAGGGCCGCGCCGGTTCGGGTACGTACGTCGCCGAGCCCCGGCAACGCGTGCGCGTGGTCCGGTCGTCGGCGCGTGAGCAGCCCCAAGGGTCCCCGTTCCGGGCGGACATGAAGGCCGTCGGCAGGCAGGGCGACTGGGAGAGCAGGACCGACGCCAAGGTGCCTGCCCCGGCGGAAATCGCTGCCCGACTCGGTATCGACGAGGGCGACCTGTGTGTCCGGACCGCGTACGAGTTCCTGGCCGACGGCAGGCCCGTACAGCTGTCGACCAGTTGGGAGCCGTACGACCTCACCGCTGGCACCCTCGTCGTCCTCCCCGAGGGAGGCCCCCACGCCGGGGCAGGCGTCGTGAACCGCATGGACGCCATCGGGATCACCGTCAGCCATGCCGTGGAGCAGCCGGAGCCCAGGCAGGCGACCGCCGAGGAGGCGTCACTACTCGGCATTCAGAAGGCCGCACTTGTCACGCACATCCGGCGGACGTACTACAGCGACGAAGGCCGGCCCGTGGAGACGGCGGACATCGTGGTGCCCGCCGCGCACTGCGAGATCGTCTACGAGATCCCGATCAATCGCTGA
- a CDS encoding IS5 family transposase (programmed frameshift) yields MVERLVPDELYDLFQRVVPPAPTRPQGGGRRRHGDREVLAAIIFVATTGCTWRQLPPVFGPSGPTAHRRFTEWSAARVWAKLHRLVLDELGSRGDLDWSRCAIDSVNMRALKGELTGPNPVDRGKKGSKIHLITERTGLPLSIGISGANLHDSQALEPLVRGIPPIRSRRGPRRRRPAKLHADKGYDYDHLRRWLRMRGIRHRIARRGIESSTRLGRHRWTIERTMSWLAGCRRLHRRYERKAEHFLAFTAIACTLICYRRLTK; encoded by the exons ATGGTGGAACGCTTGGTGCCGGACGAGTTGTACGACCTCTTCCAGCGTGTGGTGCCTCCCGCCCCCACACGCCCACAGGGCGGGGGTCGGCGACGGCACGGTGACCGTGAGGTCCTCGCGGCGATCATCTTCGTCGCCACGACGGGTTGCACCTGGCGGCAGTTGCCGCCGGTCTTCGGCCCGTCGGGACCGACCGCGCACCGGCGTTTCACCGAGTGGTCCGCAGCTCGGGTGTGGGCCAAGCTGCACCGGCTGGTCCTCGACGAGTTGGGCTCACGCGGCGACTTGGACTGGTCCCGTTGCGCGATCGACTCGGTGAACATGCGGGCCCTGAAA GGGGAGCTGACAGGTCCGAATCCTGTAGACCGAGGCAAGAAGGGCTCGAAGATCCACTTGATCACCGAGCGGACCGGATTGCCCCTGTCCATCGGCATCTCCGGTGCGAACCTCCACGACAGCCAGGCGCTCGAGCCACTCGTACGCGGGATCCCGCCGATCCGCTCCCGCCGCGGCCCGCGCAGGCGACGGCCCGCCAAGCTCCACGCGGACAAGGGGTACGACTACGACCACCTGCGCCGATGGCTCCGCATGCGCGGTATCCGACACCGCATCGCCCGCAGAGGCATCGAGTCCTCCACACGACTCGGCCGGCACCGTTGGACGATCGAACGCACCATGTCCTGGCTCGCCGGATGCCGCCGCCTGCACCGCCGCTACGAGCGCAAAGCGGAGCACTTCCTGGCCTTCACCGCGATCGCCTGCACCCTCATTTGCTACCGCAGACTCACCAAATGA
- a CDS encoding protein kinase family protein yields MTDPTELMLTDLSNSYTDSKVSNAFLRLYVSDPRFGRAFASFHEQLNEHFESINDRAETTHHYWAEQSRGMLALIKEVTNFLDSLKHAGMQVHLAESYAGAIKGCQSWLVRSGGSAIPDDFEQIEIIKYEPVFSRPDTEIKLKKSSQRNQLQLIGEGSYAKVFSFIDPDYGIKFAVKRANKDMSDRDLHRFQQEFEILKRLRFPYIVEVFQYDATRNEYLMEFCESTLRKYIKKRNNTLPFSSRKRIALQFLYGVNYIHSEGLLHRDVSLQNVLVKTFNGGAVLVKLSDFGLAKDRNSEFTRTKTEMRGTYRDPLLENFKDYGVRNEIYSIGWVLSYIFTGRDALMSQDDAPSQIVRKCAAHDVAHRYGSVRELIGDVERLESTPPPTDAPA; encoded by the coding sequence ATGACCGACCCTACCGAGTTGATGCTGACCGACCTCTCGAATTCTTACACAGATTCGAAAGTTTCGAATGCTTTTCTCCGTCTGTACGTGAGTGATCCTCGATTCGGCCGCGCTTTCGCTAGCTTTCACGAACAGCTAAACGAGCATTTCGAATCCATCAACGACAGGGCGGAGACGACCCACCACTACTGGGCCGAGCAAAGCAGAGGAATGCTCGCACTCATCAAGGAAGTCACCAACTTCCTCGATTCTCTCAAGCATGCCGGAATGCAGGTGCACCTCGCGGAGTCCTATGCAGGTGCAATAAAGGGCTGTCAGTCTTGGCTGGTGCGCAGCGGGGGCAGCGCCATCCCGGACGACTTCGAGCAAATTGAAATCATCAAATACGAGCCAGTTTTCTCGCGTCCAGACACCGAGATCAAACTGAAGAAGTCCAGCCAGCGCAACCAGCTGCAGCTTATCGGCGAAGGCTCGTACGCCAAGGTGTTCTCGTTCATCGACCCTGACTACGGAATCAAATTCGCCGTCAAGCGCGCCAACAAGGACATGAGCGACCGGGATCTTCATCGGTTCCAGCAAGAGTTCGAGATCCTCAAGCGCCTCAGATTCCCGTACATAGTTGAGGTATTCCAGTACGACGCAACTCGCAATGAATACCTAATGGAGTTTTGCGAGTCCACGCTCCGCAAGTACATCAAGAAGCGCAACAACACGTTGCCGTTTTCGTCACGGAAGAGAATTGCGCTGCAATTCTTGTACGGCGTCAACTACATCCACAGCGAAGGCCTGCTTCACCGCGATGTCAGCCTCCAAAACGTTCTAGTGAAGACCTTCAACGGTGGGGCTGTCCTTGTAAAGCTGTCAGACTTCGGCCTCGCCAAGGACAGGAATTCTGAGTTCACGCGAACGAAGACGGAGATGCGGGGAACCTATCGGGACCCCCTCCTGGAGAACTTCAAGGACTATGGCGTACGCAATGAAATCTACTCGATCGGCTGGGTACTTTCCTATATCTTCACTGGAAGAGATGCTCTAATGTCCCAAGATGATGCGCCGAGTCAGATCGTGCGGAAATGTGCGGCGCATGATGTCGCCCATCGGTACGGGAGCGTACGCGAACTAATTGGCGACGTCGAGAGACTGGAATCCACCCCGCCGCCCACAGACGCTCCGGCATAA
- a CDS encoding helix-turn-helix domain-containing protein: MDRLLTVDQVAECLGTGVRFPRRLIEERRITFVKVGRHVRIPEAAVEAYVSANTVEPILLRPTALRRAA, translated from the coding sequence ATGGACCGACTTCTCACCGTGGACCAGGTCGCCGAATGCCTTGGCACAGGGGTCCGTTTTCCGCGGCGCCTCATCGAGGAACGCCGAATCACCTTCGTCAAGGTCGGCCGGCACGTCCGGATCCCGGAGGCCGCCGTGGAGGCGTACGTGAGTGCCAACACCGTGGAACCGATCCTCCTGCGGCCCACGGCGCTCAGGAGGGCTGCCTGA
- a CDS encoding SigE family RNA polymerase sigma factor: MTAPVCTSASNAVTRALPYPSFSSYVKARQPVLLRTARSLTANPSDAEDLLQTALAKTYVAWDRIEDHRALDGYVRRALLNTRTSQWRKRKVDEFVCGELPEPEGLPGPDPAETQALHDAMWRAIMKLPARQRAMVVLRYYEDLSEAQTAEVLGVSIGTVKSAVSRALGKLREDPELGPVR; the protein is encoded by the coding sequence ATGACCGCACCTGTCTGCACCAGCGCTTCGAACGCCGTGACGCGGGCCCTTCCGTACCCGTCGTTCTCGTCGTACGTGAAGGCACGCCAGCCGGTGCTGCTGCGCACCGCCCGGTCGCTGACCGCGAACCCGAGCGACGCGGAGGACCTGCTGCAGACCGCCCTGGCGAAGACCTATGTCGCCTGGGACCGGATCGAGGATCATCGTGCGCTCGACGGATATGTCCGCAGGGCGCTGTTGAACACCCGGACCTCGCAGTGGCGCAAACGCAAGGTCGATGAGTTCGTCTGCGGGGAACTGCCCGAGCCGGAGGGGCTGCCCGGCCCGGACCCGGCCGAGACGCAGGCGCTGCACGACGCCATGTGGCGGGCGATCATGAAGCTGCCCGCCCGCCAGCGCGCGATGGTGGTGCTGCGCTACTACGAGGACCTGAGCGAGGCCCAGACGGCGGAGGTGCTCGGCGTCTCCATCGGAACGGTCAAGTCGGCGGTGTCCCGGGCCCTCGGCAAGCTCCGGGAGGACCCGGAACTCGGGCCGGTGCGTTAG
- a CDS encoding long-chain fatty acid--CoA ligase, with protein sequence MLSTMQDVPLTVTRILLHGVRVHGRSQIITWTGEGEPRRRSFAESGARAVQLANALHDDLGVRGDDRVATLMWNNAEHVEAYFAIPSMGAVLHTLNLRLPAEQLVWIVNHAADRVIIVNGSLLPLLAPLLPHLPTVEHLVVSGPGDRSVLDGAHARVHDYEELIAGKPAVYDWPELDERQAAAMCYTSGTTGDPKGVVYSHRSIYLHSMQVNMTESIGLTDRDTSLVVVPQFHVNAWGLPHATFMCGVNLLMPDRFLQPAPLARMIESERPTHAAAVPTIWQGLLAELSARPRDVSSLAHVTIGGSACPPSLMEAFDTLGMRVCHAWGMTETSPLGTVSRPPAHVMGTEEEFGYRLTQGRFPVGVEARLSGPGGERLPWDGESAGELEVRGPWIAGAYYNGPDAEPLRPADKFSEDGWLKTGDVGTISPDGYLTLTDRSKDVIKSGGEWISSVDLENALMCHPDVAEAAVVAVPDDKWGERPLATVVLKEGAAADFATLRLFLAEEGRIAKWQLPERWTIIESVPKTSVGKFDKKVLRRQYAEGELDVTEI encoded by the coding sequence GTGCTGAGCACCATGCAGGACGTACCGTTGACCGTCACCCGCATTCTGCTGCACGGGGTGCGGGTGCACGGGCGGTCCCAGATCATCACCTGGACCGGTGAGGGCGAACCGCGGCGCCGCAGTTTCGCCGAGTCCGGCGCCCGCGCGGTGCAGCTGGCGAACGCCCTCCACGACGATCTCGGCGTCCGGGGCGACGACCGGGTGGCAACGCTCATGTGGAACAACGCCGAGCATGTCGAGGCCTACTTCGCGATCCCCTCCATGGGGGCCGTCCTGCATACGCTCAACCTTCGGCTGCCCGCCGAGCAGTTGGTGTGGATCGTCAACCACGCCGCCGACCGCGTGATCATCGTCAATGGGTCGCTGCTGCCGCTGCTGGCCCCGCTGCTGCCGCACCTGCCGACGGTCGAACACCTCGTGGTCTCGGGGCCGGGGGACCGTTCCGTCCTCGACGGCGCCCACGCCCGGGTCCACGACTACGAGGAGCTGATCGCCGGCAAGCCGGCCGTCTACGACTGGCCGGAGCTGGACGAACGCCAGGCCGCCGCCATGTGCTACACCTCCGGCACCACCGGTGACCCCAAGGGCGTGGTGTACTCCCACCGTTCGATCTATCTGCACTCCATGCAGGTCAATATGACCGAGTCGATAGGGCTGACCGACCGGGACACCTCCCTCGTCGTGGTCCCGCAGTTCCATGTCAATGCCTGGGGACTGCCGCACGCCACCTTTATGTGCGGTGTCAATCTCCTGATGCCGGACCGCTTTCTGCAGCCCGCGCCGCTCGCCCGGATGATCGAGAGCGAGCGGCCGACGCATGCCGCCGCCGTCCCCACCATCTGGCAGGGCCTGCTCGCCGAGCTGTCCGCCCGGCCCCGCGATGTCTCCTCGCTCGCCCATGTCACCATCGGCGGCTCGGCCTGCCCGCCCTCGCTCATGGAGGCCTTCGACACGCTCGGGATGCGGGTCTGCCACGCCTGGGGAATGACCGAGACCTCTCCGCTCGGCACGGTGTCCCGGCCGCCGGCCCATGTGATGGGCACCGAGGAGGAGTTCGGCTACCGGCTCACCCAGGGCCGTTTCCCGGTCGGAGTCGAAGCGCGGCTCTCCGGGCCCGGTGGCGAACGGCTGCCCTGGGACGGTGAGTCGGCGGGTGAGCTGGAGGTGCGCGGTCCATGGATCGCGGGCGCCTACTACAACGGGCCGGACGCCGAACCGCTCCGCCCCGCCGACAAGTTCAGCGAGGACGGCTGGCTCAAGACGGGGGACGTCGGCACCATAAGCCCCGACGGCTATCTCACCCTCACCGACCGTTCCAAGGACGTCATCAAGTCCGGCGGTGAGTGGATCTCCTCCGTGGACCTGGAGAACGCCCTGATGTGCCACCCCGATGTAGCCGAGGCCGCCGTGGTCGCCGTCCCGGACGACAAGTGGGGTGAACGGCCCCTGGCCACTGTGGTGTTGAAGGAGGGGGCCGCCGCCGACTTCGCCACGCTCCGCTTGTTCCTCGCCGAGGAGGGCCGGATCGCCAAGTGGCAGCTGCCCGAGCGCTGGACGATCATCGAGTCGGTACCCAAGACGAGCGTCGGCAAGTTCGACAAGAAGGTGCTCCGCAGGCAGTACGCCGAGGGAGAGCTGGACGTCACGGAGATCTGA
- a CDS encoding glycerophosphodiester phosphodiesterase, protein MTHARQHPVQVVAHRGASEDAPEHTLAAYKKAIEDGADALECDVRLTADGHLVCVHDRRVNRTSNGRGAVSALELADLAALDFGSWKSRDEEPDWEHRPQDPEDTSVLTLERLLELVADAGRPIDLAVETKHPTRWAGQVEERLLLLLKRFGLDAPESPAASSVRIMSFSARSLHRVRAASPTLPTVYLLQFLSPRLRDGRLPAGVRIAGPSMRIVRSHPAYIQRLKRVGHQVHVWTVNEPEDVDLCLELGVDAIITNRPRAVLRQLGR, encoded by the coding sequence GTGACCCACGCACGACAGCACCCGGTCCAGGTCGTCGCCCACCGCGGAGCCTCCGAAGACGCTCCCGAGCACACCCTGGCCGCGTACAAGAAGGCGATCGAGGACGGTGCCGACGCCCTTGAGTGCGACGTCCGGCTGACCGCGGACGGGCACCTCGTCTGCGTCCACGACCGGCGCGTCAACCGTACGTCCAACGGCCGCGGCGCGGTCTCCGCCCTGGAGCTCGCCGACCTCGCCGCCCTGGACTTCGGCTCCTGGAAGAGCCGCGACGAGGAGCCCGACTGGGAGCACCGCCCGCAGGACCCCGAGGACACCTCCGTCCTCACTCTGGAGCGCCTGCTCGAACTCGTCGCCGACGCCGGGCGCCCCATCGACCTGGCCGTCGAGACCAAGCACCCCACACGCTGGGCGGGTCAGGTCGAGGAACGGCTGCTGCTCCTGCTGAAGCGCTTCGGGCTCGACGCACCGGAGTCCCCGGCCGCGTCCTCGGTGCGGATCATGAGCTTCTCGGCCCGCTCGCTGCACCGGGTGCGGGCGGCCTCTCCGACCCTGCCGACGGTCTATCTGCTGCAGTTCCTCTCCCCCCGGCTGCGCGACGGGCGACTGCCGGCCGGCGTCCGGATCGCGGGCCCCTCGATGCGGATCGTGCGCAGTCACCCCGCCTACATCCAGCGGCTGAAGCGCGTGGGGCATCAGGTGCACGTCTGGACTGTGAACGAACCGGAGGACGTCGACCTCTGCCTCGAGCTGGGAGTCGACGCCATCATCACCAACCGCCCGCGCGCGGTACTGCGTCAGCTGGGCCGCTGA
- a CDS encoding ATP-binding protein, whose amino-acid sequence MALVVAQEVPTSSSMAVPHGPAGVGKARHRMRDQLRTGGVSESVIDDAVLILSELLSNACRHGRPLGDSPAEDGDVRAAWRVDSSGRLTVEVTDGGGPTRPVPATPSVTARGGRGLNIITALAKDWGVRDDVRRGEVTVWAVVRDNVVPARRRDDFPARVTTSAVPTMPGLAFADAFDDLD is encoded by the coding sequence GTGGCGTTGGTGGTGGCACAGGAGGTGCCCACGTCGTCGAGCATGGCCGTACCCCATGGTCCTGCGGGCGTGGGGAAGGCAAGACATCGGATGCGCGATCAATTGCGCACCGGTGGCGTGTCCGAATCGGTTATCGACGATGCCGTACTGATTCTTTCGGAACTACTCAGCAATGCCTGTCGCCATGGCAGACCACTCGGCGACAGTCCGGCGGAGGACGGGGATGTACGCGCCGCGTGGCGCGTCGACTCCTCCGGGCGGCTCACGGTCGAGGTGACGGACGGCGGAGGCCCGACCCGTCCGGTACCCGCGACACCCTCGGTCACCGCGCGCGGCGGCCGCGGGCTGAACATCATCACCGCACTGGCAAAGGACTGGGGCGTACGGGACGACGTCCGCCGCGGCGAGGTCACGGTCTGGGCCGTCGTCCGGGACAATGTGGTCCCGGCCCGCCGTCGTGACGATTTTCCCGCGCGCGTCACGACGTCCGCGGTGCCCACGATGCCCGGCCTGGCCTTCGCCGACGCGTTCGACGACCTGGACTGA
- a CDS encoding DUF5707 domain-containing protein: MRMRATVAVVSGALALSALAAPVSQASSPSSALTGADASPVISKVVVNSGKPIVLGTTATKKVTVSVTASHSSGIEDALSYVWRGRDGKPNLYGFGFHPDAERAKCKVVNATTSTCTLTITVDPGYLWNTNATSWRVYAGAWGKDGSFTANDSYSSVRFQRLSRLTVKASPKPVKKGSTITVTGKLDRANWDTRKYAGYTSQSVKLQFRKKNSSTYTTVKTVKSSSTGTLKTTVKAAKDGYWRWSFAGTASTPAVNATGDFVHVK, encoded by the coding sequence ATGCGTATGCGTGCCACTGTTGCCGTTGTCTCCGGCGCCCTGGCCCTGTCCGCCCTCGCCGCGCCGGTGTCTCAGGCGAGCAGCCCTTCGTCCGCGCTGACGGGGGCGGACGCCTCCCCGGTGATCAGCAAGGTCGTGGTGAACAGTGGGAAGCCGATCGTGCTCGGTACCACCGCCACCAAGAAGGTGACGGTCTCCGTCACCGCGTCCCACTCCTCGGGTATCGAGGACGCTCTCTCCTACGTCTGGAGGGGGCGCGACGGCAAGCCGAACCTGTACGGCTTCGGGTTCCACCCGGACGCGGAGAGGGCCAAGTGCAAGGTTGTGAACGCCACGACCTCGACGTGCACCCTCACCATCACGGTCGATCCCGGATATCTGTGGAACACCAATGCCACGAGCTGGCGGGTCTATGCCGGCGCATGGGGCAAGGACGGGAGCTTCACCGCGAATGACTCCTACTCCTCGGTCAGGTTCCAGCGGCTGTCGCGGCTGACGGTCAAGGCCTCCCCGAAGCCCGTGAAGAAGGGCAGCACCATCACGGTCACGGGCAAGCTGGACCGGGCCAACTGGGACACCCGCAAGTACGCGGGCTACACGTCCCAGTCGGTCAAACTCCAGTTCCGGAAGAAGAACAGCAGCACCTACACCACCGTCAAGACGGTGAAGAGCTCCAGCACCGGCACGCTGAAGACCACGGTCAAGGCGGCGAAGGACGGCTACTGGCGCTGGAGCTTCGCCGGTACGGCCTCGACTCCCGCAGTCAACGCCACCGGTGACTTCGTCCATGTGAAGTAG